A part of Bosea sp. (in: a-proteobacteria) genomic DNA contains:
- a CDS encoding S9 family peptidase — protein MTRSQRARPPLAPKVDASFSAHGESWTDEYAWIRAENWQEVLRDPDTLAPNIATLLRSENRYAKALLKDTETLQKLLVAEMRARMKEDDSAPPSHDGPFSYYERYNRGGEHPVICRRPRAGGAEQKLLDGHALSRGKDFFDLGDHAHSPDHACMAWSADEAGSELYTIRVRELGTGEDLSDAVTGTMGDVVWASDSASFFYVAMDANHRPSRVLRHIVGQPQASDSLVHEEDDAGMFVSISQTQSGAYLLIDIGDHETSEVRLVELDRPESPARVIHPRQVGLRYDVEHHGELFYLLTNKDGAIDFKIMTAPVATPQIDHWRDLVPFREGCMIISHVCLRGRLVRMERENSLPRIVIRDLATGEEGAIAFDEEAYGLGMDAGLEFDTDWLRFTYASMARPAETYDYNMATRERILIKTQEVPSGHNPARYTVRRIFATAPDGAQVPVSLLHLADLDLDGTAPCLLYGYGSYGSSMSASFRVRPLSLVDRGFVYAIAHVRGGTEKGWSWYLDGKLAKKPNSFTDFIAVGEELARLGYTSRGRIIAEGGSAGGLLVGAVANMAPDLFAGIIADVPFVDALNTIMDASMPLTPPEWPEWGNPITDPVAFRTIRSYAPYEQVKAQPYPPILAIAGLTDPRVTYWEPAKWVQRLRARMTGGGPILLHVHMSAGHGGAAGRFDSLKETAMAYAFAIKAADGFKTIGEGSA, from the coding sequence ATGACCCGATCCCAGAGAGCCAGACCACCGCTTGCCCCGAAGGTCGATGCAAGCTTCAGCGCCCATGGCGAAAGCTGGACTGATGAATATGCCTGGATCCGTGCCGAGAACTGGCAGGAGGTGCTGCGCGACCCCGACACGCTGGCGCCGAACATCGCCACTCTGCTGCGTTCGGAAAACCGCTACGCCAAGGCGCTGCTCAAGGATACCGAGACCTTGCAGAAGCTGCTGGTGGCGGAAATGCGCGCCCGCATGAAGGAGGATGACAGCGCACCGCCCTCCCATGACGGCCCCTTCTCCTATTATGAGCGCTACAATCGCGGCGGGGAACATCCCGTCATCTGCCGCCGGCCCCGTGCCGGCGGCGCGGAGCAGAAGCTGCTGGACGGGCATGCGCTGTCCCGCGGCAAGGATTTCTTCGATCTTGGCGACCATGCCCATTCGCCCGACCATGCTTGCATGGCCTGGAGCGCTGACGAGGCGGGATCGGAACTCTACACCATCCGCGTGCGGGAACTCGGCACGGGCGAGGACCTGTCCGACGCCGTTACGGGAACCATGGGCGACGTGGTCTGGGCCAGCGATTCGGCCAGCTTCTTCTATGTGGCCATGGATGCGAACCATCGCCCTTCGCGCGTGCTGCGCCACATCGTCGGCCAGCCGCAGGCGAGCGATTCGCTCGTCCACGAGGAAGATGATGCGGGCATGTTCGTGTCGATCTCGCAGACACAGTCAGGCGCCTACCTGCTGATCGACATCGGCGACCACGAGACCTCGGAGGTCCGCCTCGTTGAGCTTGACCGCCCCGAGAGTCCCGCCCGGGTGATCCATCCCCGGCAGGTAGGGCTGCGCTATGATGTCGAGCATCACGGGGAGCTCTTCTACCTCCTCACGAACAAGGACGGGGCGATCGACTTCAAGATCATGACGGCGCCGGTGGCGACGCCGCAGATCGACCATTGGCGCGACCTCGTGCCCTTTCGCGAAGGCTGCATGATCATCAGCCATGTCTGCCTCAGAGGCCGGCTGGTGCGGATGGAGCGCGAGAATTCGCTGCCCCGCATCGTGATCCGTGATCTCGCCACGGGCGAGGAAGGCGCCATAGCCTTCGACGAGGAAGCCTACGGGCTGGGCATGGATGCAGGCCTCGAGTTCGACACCGACTGGCTGCGCTTCACCTATGCCTCCATGGCGCGCCCGGCCGAGACCTATGACTACAACATGGCGACGCGCGAGCGGATCCTGATCAAGACGCAGGAGGTCCCGTCCGGCCACAATCCGGCGCGCTACACCGTGCGCCGCATCTTCGCGACAGCGCCGGACGGGGCGCAGGTCCCGGTCTCGCTGCTGCATCTCGCCGATCTCGACCTCGACGGGACGGCGCCCTGCCTGCTTTACGGCTACGGCTCCTATGGCTCATCCATGTCGGCCTCCTTCCGGGTGAGACCGCTGAGCCTCGTGGACCGCGGTTTCGTCTATGCCATCGCCCATGTCAGGGGCGGCACCGAGAAAGGCTGGTCGTGGTATCTTGACGGCAAGCTCGCCAAAAAGCCGAACAGCTTCACCGACTTCATCGCGGTCGGCGAAGAGCTCGCCAGGCTCGGCTACACCAGCCGCGGCCGGATCATCGCCGAAGGCGGCAGCGCGGGCGGGCTGCTGGTGGGCGCCGTGGCGAACATGGCCCCCGACCTCTTCGCGGGGATCATCGCCGATGTCCCCTTCGTTGATGCGCTGAACACCATCATGGATGCCTCCATGCCGCTCACGCCGCCCGAGTGGCCCGAATGGGGCAACCCGATCACCGATCCGGTGGCTTTCAGGACCATCCGGTCCTACGCGCCCTATGAACAGGTGAAGGCGCAGCCCTATCCGCCGATCCTAGCCATCGCGGGGCTGACCGACCCGCGCGTGACCTATTGGGAGCCGGCGAAATGGGTGCAGCGTCTGCGCGCGCGCATGACAGGGGGCGGGCCCATCCTGCTGCATGTCCACATGTCGGCCGGCCATGGCGGGGCGGCGGGGCGATTCGATTCGCTGAAGGAGACCGCCATGGCCTATGCTTTCGCGATCAAGGCGGCCGATGGATTCAAGACGATCGGAGAGGGCTCTGCATGA
- a CDS encoding MucR family transcriptional regulator: protein MSDSGMPNYIELTADIVSAYLANNTVSSSDIPSLISDIHMALVKVSAGQDIPVVSEPAKPAVPVKKSITSDYIICLEDGKKFKSLKRHLRTAYNMSPEQYREKWGLPQDYPMVAPNYAEARSQLAKQMGLGQKRKRGR, encoded by the coding sequence ATGTCTGATTCGGGGATGCCTAACTATATCGAGCTGACCGCAGACATCGTGTCCGCCTACCTGGCGAACAACACCGTCTCGTCATCCGATATTCCCTCCTTGATCAGCGACATCCACATGGCCCTCGTGAAGGTCTCGGCCGGGCAGGACATCCCGGTCGTGTCTGAACCGGCCAAGCCGGCTGTGCCCGTCAAGAAGTCGATCACCAGCGACTACATCATCTGTCTTGAGGACGGAAAGAAGTTCAAGTCGTTGAAGCGGCATCTGCGCACGGCCTACAACATGTCGCCTGAACAGTATCGGGAGAAGTGGGGCCTGCCACAGGACTATCCGATGGTCGCCCCCAACTATGCCGAAGCCCGCTCACAGCTGGCCAAGCAGATGGGCCTTGGCCAGAAGCGCAAGCGCGGCCGTTGA
- a CDS encoding ATPase has protein sequence MTKRDHSQEGGQKAASQGKSGTQTERKAMQAPCEPPAAPSPELARLLTRMRGQALTARRDPTDPAAVVLVRGSERGSLGAGRAPRALIDEGLRLGEIRACAKGLYAPASAQDHSGAESAPDGPAALQPVHGQPEDGAAARFNEAESPLLWLYRRKGQDGQSLIDDAQYLAGERFRRDVTAAAMLPSVTTNWSRMESSSGQGAIRDPAFASDAAMAARQRVRAAFRLLGAEMGHFVLDVCGFLVPLQEAETRRAWPARSGKLVLRLALGRLADHYGLANVATGPRRAPLTSWQAGPERASMEAWLRTE, from the coding sequence ATGACCAAGCGGGATCACAGCCAGGAGGGTGGCCAAAAGGCTGCGTCACAGGGCAAGTCCGGAACGCAAACGGAACGCAAGGCAATGCAGGCGCCATGTGAACCGCCGGCTGCGCCGAGCCCGGAACTGGCACGGCTGCTCACGCGGATGCGCGGGCAGGCCCTGACGGCGCGTCGCGATCCCACCGATCCGGCAGCGGTGGTCCTCGTCCGCGGCAGCGAACGTGGCTCGTTGGGCGCAGGTCGCGCACCCCGCGCGCTCATTGACGAAGGCCTGCGCCTTGGCGAGATCCGCGCCTGTGCGAAGGGGCTTTATGCGCCGGCGTCTGCCCAAGACCATTCCGGCGCGGAATCGGCGCCCGACGGTCCCGCGGCCCTCCAGCCCGTGCACGGACAACCCGAGGACGGAGCCGCGGCGCGCTTCAACGAGGCCGAGAGCCCGCTGCTATGGCTATACCGCCGCAAGGGCCAGGATGGCCAGTCCCTGATCGACGATGCCCAGTATCTCGCCGGCGAGCGCTTTCGCCGCGACGTCACAGCGGCGGCGATGCTGCCAAGCGTCACCACCAACTGGAGCCGGATGGAGAGCAGCAGCGGGCAGGGCGCAATCCGCGACCCGGCCTTCGCCTCCGATGCCGCGATGGCCGCGCGGCAGCGCGTGCGGGCCGCCTTCCGCTTGCTGGGCGCGGAGATGGGGCATTTTGTGCTGGATGTCTGCGGCTTTCTCGTGCCGCTTCAGGAGGCTGAGACCCGGCGCGCATGGCCGGCCCGATCAGGCAAGCTTGTGCTCCGCCTCGCGCTTGGCCGTCTGGCGGATCATTACGGCCTGGCGAATGTGGCCACAGGTCCGCGCCGCGCGCCCCTGACAAGCTGGCAGGCAGGCCCCGAGCGCGCTTCCATGGAGGCCTGGCTGCGTACGGAATGA
- a CDS encoding SufE family protein, with protein sequence MTTTLDDIMADFDLIDDWDDRYRYLIELGRDLEPLDEAARTEANKVRGCASQVWIETRALPDGTLVFHGDSDAHIVKGLVRLTLAVYSNRKPDEILATDAGAVFQKLGLAQHLTPQRSNGVRAMVERIKADARMALGPA encoded by the coding sequence ATGACCACCACACTCGACGACATCATGGCCGATTTCGACCTGATCGATGATTGGGATGACCGTTACCGCTATCTGATTGAGCTCGGCCGGGACCTTGAGCCGCTTGACGAGGCCGCCCGCACGGAGGCCAACAAGGTGCGCGGCTGCGCAAGCCAGGTCTGGATCGAGACGCGCGCGCTGCCGGACGGCACGCTCGTCTTCCACGGGGACAGCGACGCCCACATCGTGAAGGGCCTCGTGCGCCTGACCCTCGCGGTCTACTCCAACCGCAAGCCTGACGAGATCCTTGCGACCGACGCCGGCGCTGTCTTCCAGAAGCTCGGCCTCGCGCAGCACCTCACCCCGCAGCGCTCGAACGGCGTGAGGGCCATGGTGGAGCGCATCAAGGCCGATGCCCGAATGGCGCTTGGCCCGGCTTGA
- a CDS encoding PAS domain-containing sensor histidine kinase, whose product MAARIVCVSIACGVMPVYLLLRDAPALFELTLLFSVLLLLAPVVFLSRTGELDRAHHLSSVLLSGAIAALAVQSGGLSSHALPLLSIVLLDTAISGSRRALAGAIVSAIAALAVIAGAPVVEPRALLSSGLVSSVLVAYALAMAWIFVNRGERHAHSQMRSEARATVALDTVGDIVLWREASGQFSFANAAAHAHLGLDWRVFAESLLFERINIGDRPAYLKALSDARSGPGQGQAMIRLAVGPEPKHGTRLFEMSARPAGPYGGEDAVVIALRDVTERHAADERRELARRDAERIATSKAQFLATMSHELRTPLNAIIGFSELLTQPAIVPQDDPRRDEYARIINSSGQHLLEVVNAILDMSKIESGMMTLDQERVEPARIIQSSQEILAVRAAKKAVALTEAIAPELPDIIADRRALKQVMLNLMSNAVKFTPAGGEVSVTVVRDRDHVEFTVTDNGCGIAESDLGKLGAPFFQASGNYDRLHEGTGLGLSVVRGLLGLMGGSMMIESAPGAGTRVAFRLPIAGLGANKGCEPVSIMTRIRARRPSLDGAEGHGADAPVASRLSA is encoded by the coding sequence ATGGCGGCACGCATCGTGTGCGTCAGCATCGCCTGCGGCGTCATGCCGGTCTATCTCCTGCTGCGCGACGCGCCTGCCCTGTTCGAGCTGACCCTGCTCTTCTCCGTCCTGCTGTTGCTGGCGCCGGTGGTCTTCCTCTCCCGCACGGGAGAGCTGGACCGGGCCCATCACCTATCCTCCGTGTTGCTGAGCGGGGCCATCGCCGCCCTCGCCGTCCAGTCGGGCGGCCTTTCGTCCCATGCGCTGCCGCTGCTCTCCATCGTGCTGCTGGACACCGCCATATCCGGCTCGCGCCGGGCGCTTGCCGGCGCCATCGTCAGCGCCATTGCCGCACTGGCCGTCATCGCCGGTGCGCCCGTGGTGGAGCCCAGGGCGCTGCTGTCATCGGGTTTGGTGTCCTCGGTCCTGGTCGCCTATGCGCTGGCAATGGCCTGGATCTTCGTCAACCGCGGCGAGCGCCATGCGCATTCCCAGATGCGCTCGGAGGCCCGCGCCACAGTCGCGCTCGACACGGTCGGCGACATCGTGCTCTGGCGCGAGGCGAGCGGGCAATTCTCCTTCGCCAACGCCGCAGCCCATGCCCATCTCGGCCTTGACTGGCGCGTCTTCGCCGAAAGCCTGCTCTTCGAGCGGATCAACATCGGCGACAGGCCCGCCTACCTCAAGGCGCTCTCCGATGCGCGCAGTGGTCCGGGCCAGGGCCAGGCAATGATCCGCCTCGCGGTCGGGCCGGAACCGAAGCATGGCACGCGCCTGTTCGAGATGTCGGCGCGCCCTGCCGGGCCATATGGCGGCGAGGATGCCGTGGTGATCGCCCTGCGCGACGTGACCGAGCGCCATGCCGCCGACGAGCGGCGCGAGCTGGCCCGCCGGGACGCCGAGCGCATAGCCACCAGCAAGGCCCAGTTTCTCGCCACGATGAGCCATGAGCTGCGCACCCCGCTCAACGCCATCATCGGCTTTTCGGAGCTGCTCACCCAGCCGGCCATCGTGCCGCAGGATGACCCGCGCCGCGATGAATATGCCCGCATCATCAACAGCTCCGGCCAGCATCTGCTTGAGGTCGTGAACGCCATCCTCGACATGTCGAAGATCGAGAGCGGCATGATGACCCTGGACCAGGAGCGGGTGGAGCCCGCCCGCATCATCCAGTCGAGCCAGGAGATCCTCGCCGTGCGGGCTGCGAAAAAGGCTGTCGCGCTCACCGAGGCGATCGCGCCGGAGCTGCCCGACATCATCGCCGATCGCCGCGCGCTCAAGCAGGTCATGCTCAACCTCATGTCGAACGCTGTCAAGTTCACGCCCGCCGGCGGCGAAGTCTCCGTCACCGTCGTGCGCGACCGCGATCATGTCGAGTTCACGGTCACCGATAATGGCTGCGGCATCGCGGAAAGCGATCTCGGCAAGCTCGGAGCGCCCTTCTTCCAGGCAAGCGGGAACTATGACCGGCTGCATGAGGGCACGGGCCTTGGCCTGTCGGTGGTGCGAGGCCTGCTCGGCCTCATGGGCGGCTCGATGATGATCGAGAGCGCGCCCGGCGCCGGCACGCGCGTCGCCTTCCGGCTGCCCATTGCCGGCCTCGGGGCGAACAAGGGCTGCGAGCCGGTCAGCATCATGACGCGCATCCGCGCGCGCCGCCCGTCGCTCGATGGAGCCGAGGGCCACGGGGCGGACGCTCCTGTTGCGTCGCGGCTCAGCGCGTGA
- a CDS encoding peptidoglycan-binding protein, with protein MSMTLAARSHHVHHVSGPARRAQPAGAAFAPLLWFRRKLRARPGTTLAHCAFAIAAGLILFNALAFQREANTRSFINVSAAQPARPDAPAAVAALPAPPVRPAELQAPQRPQPSATPSATPSATPSAAPSAAPLAGRPVADASREVAARDPIGDLIRSGQIGAGAGAQAGGAAAPEARPVLAAQRALNRVGAGPVKADGVFGEETRAAIERFERERRIPVTRELSPRTLRELTAASGIRME; from the coding sequence ATGTCCATGACCCTTGCCGCCCGCTCGCATCACGTCCATCACGTCTCGGGTCCCGCCCGGCGCGCGCAGCCCGCAGGCGCCGCCTTCGCGCCGCTGCTCTGGTTCCGCCGCAAGCTGCGCGCGCGGCCTGGCACGACGCTCGCCCACTGCGCCTTTGCCATTGCGGCGGGGCTGATCCTGTTCAATGCGCTGGCCTTCCAGCGCGAGGCCAATACGCGCAGCTTCATCAATGTTTCCGCCGCACAGCCGGCGCGGCCCGACGCGCCCGCGGCCGTCGCCGCTCTTCCGGCCCCGCCGGTGCGCCCGGCAGAGCTTCAGGCGCCCCAGCGCCCTCAGCCTTCTGCCACGCCTTCTGCCACGCCTTCTGCCACGCCCTCTGCCGCGCCCTCTGCCGCGCCCTTGGCTGGCCGGCCGGTCGCCGATGCCTCGCGCGAGGTTGCCGCGCGCGATCCCATCGGCGATCTCATCCGGTCCGGCCAGATCGGCGCCGGCGCAGGGGCGCAGGCTGGCGGCGCGGCTGCGCCTGAGGCCCGGCCCGTCCTGGCCGCTCAGCGTGCGCTCAACCGCGTCGGCGCGGGGCCGGTGAAGGCCGATGGCGTGTTCGGCGAGGAGACCAGGGCCGCGATCGAGCGCTTCGAGCGCGAGCGCCGCATCCCGGTCACCCGTGAGTTGAGCCCACGCACGCTGCGCGAGTTGACGGCGGCGAGCGGTATCCGCATGGAGTGA
- a CDS encoding DUF1491 family protein, which produces MARLRSDFWVSAYLRQRAAAGVVAMLRRRGAAEAGAIFIKVDRLDGAARLFAPAPPDLAQGDGERRFELVLEADPLAVEDRMAREIRFDSDLWLVEVEDRSGEAGL; this is translated from the coding sequence TTGGCGCGTCTGCGCAGCGATTTCTGGGTATCGGCCTATCTGCGCCAGCGCGCCGCTGCTGGCGTCGTCGCCATGCTGCGCCGCCGTGGCGCGGCCGAGGCCGGGGCCATCTTCATCAAGGTCGACAGGCTGGACGGCGCCGCGCGCCTGTTCGCGCCTGCCCCGCCCGATCTCGCGCAAGGGGATGGCGAGCGCCGCTTCGAGCTGGTGCTGGAGGCCGATCCTCTCGCGGTGGAGGATCGCATGGCGCGCGAAATCCGTTTCGACAGCGATTTGTGGCTCGTCGAGGTCGAGGACCGCTCTGGCGAGGCCGGGCTCTGA
- a CDS encoding DUF1214 domain-containing protein → MAGSTRKAPLVLPWRDRSGTARPDMKTRHLALLVFGALAAGMGSVWALLGERPPLGAASIGPWESFPRMGASDVDPYGRAILARGPHLPLAAGEGVQFSARVDNAGDALSSACDYRLTGATLPSRGWTMTVADRGGRALLANQAAAISDADIVTDEGGRVTVSLSARVQPGVWLQTPDRGRYTLILRFYDTPASASVAQLNKAALPAIERLGCP, encoded by the coding sequence ATGGCCGGGAGCACCCGCAAGGCGCCGCTCGTGCTGCCGTGGCGCGACCGGTCCGGAACCGCGCGGCCCGACATGAAGACGCGCCATCTGGCGCTGCTCGTCTTCGGGGCGCTTGCAGCCGGCATGGGCTCGGTCTGGGCGCTGCTGGGCGAGCGCCCGCCGCTCGGAGCCGCCAGCATCGGGCCATGGGAGAGCTTCCCGCGCATGGGGGCGAGCGATGTCGACCCTTATGGCCGCGCCATCCTGGCGCGCGGACCACACCTGCCGCTTGCCGCCGGCGAGGGCGTGCAGTTCAGCGCACGGGTGGACAATGCGGGAGACGCGCTGAGCAGTGCCTGCGACTATCGCCTGACCGGCGCCACCCTGCCCTCGCGCGGCTGGACCATGACCGTGGCGGATCGCGGCGGACGCGCCCTTCTGGCGAACCAGGCGGCGGCGATCAGCGATGCAGACATCGTCACCGATGAAGGCGGGCGCGTGACGGTTTCGCTGTCGGCCCGGGTGCAGCCCGGCGTCTGGCTGCAGACGCCCGATCGGGGTCGTTACACGCTGATCCTGCGGTTCTACGACACGCCAGCCTCGGCAAGCGTGGCGCAGCTCAACAAGGCGGCGCTGCCCGCCATCGAGAGGCTGGGCTGCCCATGA
- a CDS encoding PBP1A family penicillin-binding protein: MEFQRKTLWSRFKRLALGADAALDSALHEAARRAADRHERFRSMMGVFAVSGGRRFVVEFASEGLAVGLAGLLLLTAMAHSALRDADEDFVRRQPLAVTFLDRYGSEIGKRGIRQDDSVRLEHLPDHLVKAALATEDRRFYEHVGIDPIGLVRALSVNARASGVVQGGSTITQQLAKNLFLNNERSLDRKIKEAFLAVWLEQRLSKNEILKLYLDRAYMGGGAFGVGAAAEYYFGKSVKDVTLAESAMLAGLFKAPTRFAPHVNLPAARARALDVLSNMVEAGFLTAGQVDSARRNPATPVDRARGSSPDYYLDWAFADVAQMAGTGAFGTDRVLIVKTQHDPAIQAKADQVVEQILRQHGPDYSATQAATVTMDVDGGVRAMVGGRDYGASQFNRATDAARQPGSSFKPFVYTAAMTQGLFKPNSIVTDAPVCIGNWCPNNYGRSYAGSMPLTVAMAKSINTIPVRMSIQMGRAMGEMHEGRAAALGRRRIIDTSRRMGLVSTPLTDSVALPIGAAEVTVLDMTAGYATLASGGRQTRPHAAIEVFSSNGTPIWRRDRDAPRPEQAIATGVAQDMNFILSKVPTEGTGRRAALDGVVSAGKTGTTNGYKDAWYVGYTGNLVTGVWFGNDDSSETNNMTGGSLPAMTFKEIMNFAHAGLELKPIPGVITTQPDPRASTVAGAPGAQPSDQLQQLRAGHLSRRSFEVITRVEDMFRSVQPGGGVDISAAGGPQPGFREASTSPRGGRIAEVR, encoded by the coding sequence GTGGAATTCCAGCGCAAGACCCTCTGGAGCCGGTTCAAGCGTCTGGCGCTCGGCGCCGACGCAGCGCTCGACTCCGCGCTCCATGAAGCGGCCCGGAGGGCAGCAGACCGGCATGAACGCTTCCGGTCCATGATGGGCGTCTTCGCGGTTTCGGGGGGGCGCCGGTTCGTCGTCGAGTTCGCGAGCGAGGGGCTGGCCGTCGGTTTGGCCGGGCTCTTGCTCCTCACGGCCATGGCGCATTCCGCATTGCGCGACGCCGATGAGGATTTCGTGCGGCGCCAGCCCCTCGCCGTCACCTTCCTCGATCGCTACGGCTCGGAAATCGGCAAGCGGGGCATCCGGCAGGATGACTCGGTCCGGCTGGAGCACCTCCCCGACCATCTCGTCAAGGCGGCCCTCGCGACCGAGGACCGGCGCTTTTATGAGCATGTCGGCATCGATCCGATCGGGCTGGTGCGCGCGCTCAGCGTGAACGCCCGCGCCTCGGGGGTTGTGCAGGGCGGCTCGACGATCACCCAGCAACTCGCCAAGAACCTGTTTCTCAACAATGAGCGATCGCTCGACCGCAAGATCAAGGAAGCCTTCCTCGCCGTCTGGCTCGAGCAGCGGCTCAGCAAGAACGAGATCCTCAAGCTTTATCTCGACCGCGCCTATATGGGTGGCGGCGCCTTCGGCGTGGGTGCGGCTGCCGAATATTATTTCGGCAAGTCGGTGAAGGACGTGACGCTGGCCGAGTCGGCCATGCTGGCCGGCCTGTTCAAGGCGCCGACCCGCTTCGCGCCGCATGTGAACCTGCCTGCCGCGCGGGCACGGGCCCTGGACGTGCTGTCCAACATGGTCGAGGCCGGCTTTCTCACTGCCGGCCAGGTGGACAGCGCGCGGCGCAATCCGGCAACGCCCGTCGACCGGGCACGCGGCTCGTCGCCCGACTATTATCTCGACTGGGCCTTCGCCGATGTGGCGCAAATGGCGGGAACCGGCGCCTTCGGCACGGATCGGGTGCTGATCGTGAAGACGCAGCATGATCCGGCCATCCAGGCCAAGGCGGACCAGGTCGTGGAGCAGATCCTGCGCCAGCATGGCCCCGACTACAGCGCCACCCAGGCCGCGACCGTGACCATGGATGTCGATGGCGGCGTGCGCGCCATGGTGGGCGGGCGCGACTATGGCGCCAGCCAGTTCAACCGCGCCACCGATGCGGCGCGCCAGCCCGGCTCGTCCTTCAAGCCCTTCGTCTACACCGCCGCCATGACGCAGGGCCTGTTCAAGCCCAATTCGATCGTGACGGATGCGCCCGTCTGCATCGGCAACTGGTGCCCCAACAATTACGGCCGGTCCTATGCGGGATCGATGCCGCTGACCGTGGCCATGGCCAAATCGATCAACACCATCCCGGTCCGCATGTCGATCCAGATGGGACGGGCGATGGGCGAGATGCATGAAGGCCGCGCCGCAGCGCTCGGCCGCCGCCGCATCATCGATACGTCGCGGCGCATGGGCCTTGTCTCCACGCCGCTGACCGACAGCGTGGCTTTGCCCATCGGCGCCGCCGAGGTCACGGTCCTCGACATGACGGCCGGCTATGCCACCCTTGCCAGCGGCGGGCGCCAGACCCGGCCCCATGCCGCGATCGAGGTGTTCTCCTCCAACGGCACGCCCATATGGCGCCGTGACCGCGATGCGCCACGCCCCGAGCAGGCCATCGCCACGGGCGTTGCTCAGGACATGAACTTCATCCTGTCGAAGGTGCCCACCGAAGGCACGGGCCGGCGCGCGGCGCTTGACGGGGTCGTGTCGGCCGGCAAGACCGGCACCACCAACGGCTACAAGGATGCGTGGTATGTCGGCTACACCGGCAACCTTGTCACCGGCGTCTGGTTTGGCAATGACGATTCCAGTGAGACGAACAACATGACGGGCGGCTCGCTGCCGGCCATGACCTTCAAGGAAATCATGAACTTCGCCCATGCCGGGTTGGAGCTCAAACCCATTCCGGGCGTGATCACCACACAGCCCGACCCGCGCGCGAGCACGGTTGCGGGTGCGCCCGGGGCCCAGCCCAGCGACCAGTTGCAGCAGCTCAGGGCAGGACATCTCTCGCGCCGCTCCTTTGAGGTGATCACCCGCGTCGAGGACATGTTCCGTTCGGTGCAGCCGGGCGGCGGCGTTGACATCTCGGCGGCCGGCGGGCCCCAGCCTGGCTTCCGCGAGGCCTCGACGAGCCCGCGCGGGGGCCGCATCGCCGAGGTGCGCTGA
- a CDS encoding DUF2076 domain-containing protein: MTPQERDVIAGIFDRLKQVSNQPRDPEAERLIAERLAAQPYAPYAMAQAVHVQEQALLNLQARIEQLQQEVEDLRSQPQAQGGFLSGLFGGGAQPSPPPQRRALPGAMPAGMMAARPGPPQDAGPAGAQPQAGPWGQRPGGGFLATAMTTAAGVAGGMVLGNVLMNALQGDKAAAADSTAAAPAASEAGAEPQAEPASYEDPGAFDDGGGSDGGDWA, encoded by the coding sequence ATGACGCCGCAGGAACGCGACGTAATCGCCGGGATTTTCGATCGGCTCAAGCAGGTTTCCAATCAGCCGCGCGATCCGGAGGCCGAGCGCCTCATCGCCGAGCGGCTCGCAGCTCAGCCCTATGCGCCCTATGCGATGGCGCAGGCCGTCCATGTCCAGGAGCAGGCCCTGCTCAACCTGCAGGCCCGCATCGAACAGCTCCAGCAGGAGGTCGAGGATCTGCGCAGCCAGCCTCAGGCTCAGGGCGGGTTCCTGTCGGGTCTGTTCGGCGGCGGCGCGCAGCCTTCACCGCCGCCGCAGCGCCGCGCGCTGCCGGGCGCGATGCCGGCCGGCATGATGGCGGCCCGCCCCGGCCCGCCTCAGGATGCCGGCCCGGCTGGTGCGCAGCCGCAGGCCGGGCCATGGGGCCAGCGGCCCGGCGGCGGCTTTCTTGCCACGGCCATGACCACGGCCGCTGGCGTGGCGGGCGGCATGGTGCTCGGCAATGTGCTGATGAACGCCTTGCAGGGCGACAAGGCGGCTGCGGCGGACTCGACCGCGGCAGCCCCTGCGGCAAGCGAGGCGGGCGCCGAACCGCAAGCCGAGCCTGCCTCTTATGAGGACCCGGGCGCCTTCGACGATGGCGGCGGCTCCGACGGCGGCGACTGGGCCTGA